The Pan paniscus chromosome 3, NHGRI_mPanPan1-v2.0_pri, whole genome shotgun sequence genome includes a window with the following:
- the TMEM271 gene encoding transmembrane protein 271: protein MKWSVRGACAALSSCLLLACALSAAAVGLKCFSLGSELRGEPFRLGAAAGAFYSGLLLAAGLSLLGAALLCCGPRDAPLAGSEPGPGLGVPAAPAGAPEAAPGESGAAAGAPGPVSSQNLLLLGVLVFMLGVLSAFAGAVIDGDTVSLVERKYSHYCLPPRAPGSSPGSAPGSTPGSAPGSAPGAPRARSTLDSATSAKCRQLKDYQRGLVLSTVFNSLECLLGLLSLLLVKNYKSSQARRGRRGRRRGGRALARPRGGSGLRAQPPASRARRGRRGRRGRRLQQRPSEASILSPEESDLAAPGDCAGFAAHHAVSYINVGVLHALDEAGAEVRCGGHPSVELPGYAPSDPDLNASYPYCCRPPCETPRPWETHRAC, encoded by the coding sequence ATGAAGTGGAGCGTCCGCGGGGCCTGCGCCGcgctctcctcctgcctcctgctcgCCTGCGCGCTCAGCGCCGCCGCCGTCGGCCTCAAGTGCTTCTCGTTGGGCTCGGAGCTGCGCGGGGAGCCGTTCCGCCTGGGGGCCGCCGCCGGCGCCTTCTACTCCGGGCTGCTGCTGGCCGCCGGCCTCTCGCTGCTCGGCGCCGCCCTGCTCTGCTGCGGACCCCGGGACGCGCCCCTCGCGGGGTCGGAACCGGGCCCGGGTTTGGGGGTCCCCGCGGCGCCGGCAGGCGCTCCCGAGGCCGCGCCGGGCGAGTCGGGGGCCGCGGCCGGGGCCCCGGGGCCGGTGAGCAGCCAGAACCTGCTTCTGCTTGGCGTTCTGGTCTTCATGCTCGGGGTCCTCAGCGCATTCGCGGGCGCCGTGATCGACGGCGACACCGTGTCCCTGGTGGAGCGCAAGTACTCGCACTACTGCCTGCCCCCGCGGGCGCCAGGTTCGAGCCCCGGCTCGGCGCCGGGTTCAACCCCCGGCTCGGCGCCGGGCTCGGCCCCCGGCGCCCCGCGCGCTCGCAGCACCCTGGACAGCGCCACGTCCGCCAAGTGCCGCCAGCTGAAGGACTACCAGCGCGGCCTGGTGCTCTCCACCGTCTTCAACTCGCTTGAGTGCCTGCTgggcctgctcagcctcctgctcGTCAAGAACTACAAGTCGTCGCAGGCCCGGCGCGGTCGGCGCGGCAGGCGGAGGGGAGGCCGGGCCCTGGCGCGGCCCCGCGGCGGCTCCGGGCTCCGCGCGCAGCCGCCCGCCTCTCGGGCGCGCCGGGGCCGGCGGGGCCGGCGGGGGCGGCGGCTGCAGCAGCGGCCGAGCGAGGCCTCCATCCTGTCCCCGGAGGAGTCGGACCTGGCCGCCCCCGGGGACTGCGCGGGCTTCGCGGCGCACCACGCGGTCTCCTACATCAACGTAGGCGTCCTCCACGCGCTGGACGAGGCGGGCGCGGAGGTGCGCTGCGGGGGGCACCCGTCGGTGGAGCTGCCGGGGTACGCGCCCTCGGACCCCGACCTCAACGCCTCCTACCCCTACTGCTGCCGGCCGCCCTGCGAGACGCCGCGGCCCTGGGAGACCCATCGGGCCTGCTGA